The genomic DNA CCATCACATACGAACGCATATTATTAAAGTGACGGCTGAAATCCTTCACATAATTATATTTCATGATACTTCCCAATGTCGTACGGATATGCTCCTTATCTCCCAGATATCCCAAACCGCATATATGGGCCATATACTGTCCGACCAGCTGATCGACCAGGCAACCTTTTCCCAATTGAAACGGCGGAACCTTCACGTCCGGATTCCGCATATCCAGATATTCAAATGTTTCGGGATCGGTTATCTTATGTTCATAATATTCCCCGTTAAACAGATTGGCATCCATCCAGGTGCTTCCCTGCCGGAATAAAGTATTGCATTTTTTGGCAAACGTCTTATCCTTCATGGCTAAAGCCATTTTCTCAGCCGCCTTTAAGGCTCCCATATACCAGAAGCCCATTTGAGGATTCGGGCCGAAATAGTTCACATCCATCGTGTTATGCTGCAAACCTTCCATGACGCCGTCCTGATTGCCATCCCAACCTTTGTCGGTCCAGGCATAAGCAAGCACTTTCTTGACTTGCCCCCAATTCTTTTGCAGGAACTCATCGTCTCCCGACAACTGCCAATCCCGGTAAATCTTCATGACACATCCCATCTGGCCGTCCGCCGCAGCCGAATTTCCTTTCGCTGCTTCCGATAAAGGCAAGGAAGCCCGGAAATTCATCAGCCCATTTTCTTTCGTCACATAGTTGAATTCCACATCACGCATCGTCTTTGCCAATTCACCGAAAAGAAACGGTGTCGCCACCTCGTAGTTCCAAACATGCGTGCAGCTGCCGGCACAAGAACCGAAACGATCCATCACGCCTTCCCATCCCATCAAATGTCCGCTAGGTAAACGAAAGACCGTTTGCGAACGCAATGTTGCCAGATTAAACAAAGCAGCCTCTTTGACAACATCAGGATAAGTCGATTTCAGGAAGGCATGCACAAAAGAGAGCGTCTGCCTTTCCATTTCCGGAATCTGAGGTACGATTGCCTCGGCCGCTTCCCAGGCATCCGGGAACCGAGTGCTGTAATAGTTCCCGACAATTGTTTCCGACCAAGCTTTCCGGTTCGGGAAATTCCAAGTCAGGTAGAAAGTAAACGTTTCCGTACTGCCAGGTCCAACTGTCTTCTTTACCGCCAGCGAAGCCATCGGGTCTTCATCCTCCTGTCTGTCCCGCTCCGTCAGTTCGCCATCAGCACTAAAATCATCCCAAAAGTTAAGAATACCATTATTCCAATTATCCGCCCGCGAAGAAGTCCGGTAGGTGACCCCTTCTACTGCCTGAGTGGTCAAGGCCACCGTTCCATAAGCCGGATCATTCTTATCTACCCCGTCCGAATATAGGTAGAGGCCTTGCAAGCCGTTCTTTTTACGAAACTGGTTTTTATTGTCTTTCGCGCCTGTCGGAATGTAATCTCCTTTCCAGTCCGTCCTGAACTTACTGCCGTCCTTCCCGATAAAATTGCGCATCGAACCACAAACGGCTACCTCCAAAGGACGGTCGGTCGTATTTGTCACCTCATAAGCCAACACGGCAATCGGCATGCCACTGGCATCTGCGTCTCCCGGTACCAACGGATTGAATCCTTTGACCGTCACTTTCACCGGTAACTGCCGGTCGGAAAGATGCACTTGTCCGAACGGATAAGCCGCCTCGAAAGTAGCATCGGCAAAACGCGGCATACCGTGATGGTTCACCGGCCGCCCCTCATAATGCAAATACTCCTGCGGATATAAAGGACCTGCAAGCAGGGTAGTCATAGCCTCTCCCGTCTGCGGTTTTGCATAAATTGCAAAGAAAGGTGCATTATTGCCGGTCGTCACCGTACTATATTTCTTACCAGGAACATTCATAATCTCCCAATCCCGCAACTCTCCCCGGCCTCCCAAAGAGACCGTTCCGGTCCCGATTCCTCCCAAAGGCAATGCCACCTGGTAAAGATGCTCCCGGTCATATTGTTTCAGAACCGGCCATGTTTGCGGCTTCCATTCTTGGGAAAAGACGGCTCCAGAAACTAACATACAAATCGTTAATAGCTTTAATCTATTCATAACTCCAAAATTAGTTCAAGGCATACAATGCTCAAAGGGCTAATATACTTAAATATTATCCATTTCGGCCTTTTTGAAAGAAAAAGATATCCGATATACCCATATTTGCTTCGGAGAGTTATAATCTTGAAAGGTTCAAAACTTTGCCATAAAAAAGAGGATAAGCTATGTTAGCAAAACAAACAACAACCCTTATTGGGACGTTTTACTGTTTGGATTGAAAACCCAAGCAATCCGTGTCTGACATTTTTCTCTTTTATACCCGAATTAATAAGCAACCAGCAAAACGAGCACAGCAGGAAATCGAAAAACAAAATCCCTTTATGCTCAAAAAACAGAATATCCTAACATTGTGGAAAAGCTGAACTCCCGGAGAATTGCCTATAGTAAACGAATGTGTTTTGTTGTTAACGAAACAATGTTATACAATAACTCCCTTCCCAGATCAGGATAAGAAGGGAATTATAACCCGGATTTTGCATCAATTGCATTAGGATGGCTAACCTTATGCATTAGCCATCCTAACTCATAGGGTTAGCACTTGTAAAGCGATGCCTTACTTTCTATACCTTATTTACCGGATGGCAGCCTGTCTACCACCATCGGACGGACAATATTTCCTCCTAACGAAACAATACTATCCTTGACAAACATATCTACGACAAACGAATTGCGAGGATGTATCTCAGACTCACTTTTGTGCGCATGGAAAACATAGCGCATCTTACCTTCCATATCAACAAAAGGAGCACCGTGACCGACGCCAACTAGCCCATCGCACTTATGCAACACGGGATTGCCTTCGTACTTTTTCCACGGGCCGAAAGGCGAATCCGATGTGGCAAAGCCTACCGCATAGTCCTGGCTTGTATAGCCGTTTGCCGAATAAATCAGATAATAGACGCCATTCTGTTTAAAGACGGAAGGACCTTCCACTACTTTGGGAAGAACCAATTCCCACGGTTCTTCGGCCTTGAAACATTGTGTCAATGTTTCTTCCTTGATCTCTTTCAGGTTCTCTTTCAGCTCTGCGCACCAGATGACATTGCCGTCGTTGAAACGAACGAAATATAGATAGGCTTTTCCGTCTTCGTCAAAAAAGACGGAAGTATCGATGCTCTTTTCCTCGCGGATCGGCTTATGCTCGTCCTGCTTGAACGGACCCAAAGGAGAATCTGCCGTAGCAACACAAATATGCTCTTCCGTCGAATAGAACATGTAGAACTTCTTATCTTTTTCAACATAATAGACTTCCGGCGCCCAGAACATCGATTCGCCGTACGAGTTCGCATGGCTAAGCGACAAAGCCGAGGCACGTTCCCAGTATTCGAGGTCTTTGGAGTAATAGACGTCAAAACCGGTTCCGACATTCGTCCCGTAAATATAGTAGAGGCTGTCATGTACCAAGATGTAAGGATCAGCCAGAGGGACCGTCTTGGACAAGACAGTTACCGGCTTTTCTTCTTCTACTTTTCCTTCTTCCTTTTTATCGGATTCGGAATCCGAACAACTCATGCAAAAACAAAGGGAGAACGAAAACAATAAAGTAATCCATTTCTTATTCATAAAATCATCAGTTTAATTATTTAATAACAGGACGAAACGCACCGTAAGAAGGCTCCAATTTATCAACGTAAGGCCAGCCGTCTTCATCCCACAAAATGCGGTCCAACAAAACTTGCCGTTGCGCATCCAAACGTTCCAGTTCAAAAGCATGGTAAAGCATCCACGTGTTCTTTTCGTCATCTTCGAGAAGGGTGGAATTGTGGCCGGTCCCAACAAAGCGGTCATTCTTATGCAGGATTACTTCATGCTTGTTATCCAACATTTGTCCTCCCTGTTTATCGACATACGGGCCGAAAAGGTCTTTCGAACGCGCCACAACTGTGGTGTAGGTGCTTTTCTGTCCTTCGCAACAAGAGCCGATAGAGCCGATGAGGTAGTAGTACCCGTCGCGTTTCCACAGGTTGATTCCTTCGTAAGCGTTGCCAGCGATCTGGCGTTTGGTGTCAAGTTTAGGCGTGATCATCACATCATCTGTCACATCCAGTTCCATGATATAAATTCCGAAGAAGCTCCCCCAAAGCATATAATACTTGCCGTCTTCCTCATAGAAATACTGGTCGATGGAGTTCTCTACATTCACTTCACGGCTGTCAAATACTTTGCCTTTCGGTGTGAACGGACCTTCGGGAGAATCGGAAACGGCATAACCAACGGTGCTAACCCAATGATTGCCCCATTGCGCCAAAGAATAGAAAAGAACATATTTGCCTTTCACATAGCGAATCTCCGGGGCCCAAAGATGAGCACGTTCTTTGACATCCTTGTTGTCGGGCAAGAAGTCTGGACGAGTCTCATCAGTGAAGGCAGTTCCTATCTCTTCCCATTTCACCATATCTCTTGATCGAAAAATCGGCAAGTTACGGATATCTTCAGTCGCATATAAATAAAAATAACCATCTTTTGCTCGCATGGCAGTCGGATCAGGTGCAGCAATCCGTATCACCGGATTATGATAAGCTAGTTGTGAATCATCAACTTTCGGAATATCCTGCCCATCCGAATTTCCAGTATTACCATTTCCACTACAAGCAGTGCAATAAATAGCACAAGACAACAAGAAAAATTTTTTTACATTCTTCATTTTCTATCTATTTTTATGAAGAAGCTATTACAATAGTACATATCAAAAATATAAACTTTTGCAACAGCTTCTTCTTTACAAAATCATTACTTCCAACCCGGATTCTGTTCCATATTCGGGTTCATCTGCGTTTCGTTATACGGAATCGGATATAACCAATAATGGTCTCCCCCCCACGCATAATGATAAGTTGCCTGTCCCCAAACCTGTCGCAGACCGTTCACCACCTGTTTGCCGTTGTCGTCATATGTGGC from Parabacteroides merdae ATCC 43184 includes the following:
- a CDS encoding GH116 family glycosyl-hydrolase, yielding MNRLKLLTICMLVSGAVFSQEWKPQTWPVLKQYDREHLYQVALPLGGIGTGTVSLGGRGELRDWEIMNVPGKKYSTVTTGNNAPFFAIYAKPQTGEAMTTLLAGPLYPQEYLHYEGRPVNHHGMPRFADATFEAAYPFGQVHLSDRQLPVKVTVKGFNPLVPGDADASGMPIAVLAYEVTNTTDRPLEVAVCGSMRNFIGKDGSKFRTDWKGDYIPTGAKDNKNQFRKKNGLQGLYLYSDGVDKNDPAYGTVALTTQAVEGVTYRTSSRADNWNNGILNFWDDFSADGELTERDRQEDEDPMASLAVKKTVGPGSTETFTFYLTWNFPNRKAWSETIVGNYYSTRFPDAWEAAEAIVPQIPEMERQTLSFVHAFLKSTYPDVVKEAALFNLATLRSQTVFRLPSGHLMGWEGVMDRFGSCAGSCTHVWNYEVATPFLFGELAKTMRDVEFNYVTKENGLMNFRASLPLSEAAKGNSAAADGQMGCVMKIYRDWQLSGDDEFLQKNWGQVKKVLAYAWTDKGWDGNQDGVMEGLQHNTMDVNYFGPNPQMGFWYMGALKAAEKMALAMKDKTFAKKCNTLFRQGSTWMDANLFNGEYYEHKITDPETFEYLDMRNPDVKVPPFQLGKGCLVDQLVGQYMAHICGLGYLGDKEHIRTTLGSIMKYNYVKDFSRHFNNMRSYVMGDESGLLMASWPKGRLEVPFPYFAEVMTGFEYCAAVGMIYEGMEKEALTCIRAIRDRHDGAKRNPFSEAECGHHYARSMASWAAVIALSDFQYSGVDRRMHFTDRPGCYFWSNGYAWGTCTVTDDTATIEVLKGSLQLDKLVIGDKEKRLKNFRLASGENRIIKLS
- a CDS encoding glycoside hydrolase family 43 protein, which translates into the protein MNKKWITLLFSFSLCFCMSCSDSESDKKEEGKVEEEKPVTVLSKTVPLADPYILVHDSLYYIYGTNVGTGFDVYYSKDLEYWERASALSLSHANSYGESMFWAPEVYYVEKDKKFYMFYSTEEHICVATADSPLGPFKQDEHKPIREEKSIDTSVFFDEDGKAYLYFVRFNDGNVIWCAELKENLKEIKEETLTQCFKAEEPWELVLPKVVEGPSVFKQNGVYYLIYSANGYTSQDYAVGFATSDSPFGPWKKYEGNPVLHKCDGLVGVGHGAPFVDMEGKMRYVFHAHKSESEIHPRNSFVVDMFVKDSIVSLGGNIVRPMVVDRLPSGK
- a CDS encoding family 43 glycosylhydrolase → MKNVKKFFLLSCAIYCTACSGNGNTGNSDGQDIPKVDDSQLAYHNPVIRIAAPDPTAMRAKDGYFYLYATEDIRNLPIFRSRDMVKWEEIGTAFTDETRPDFLPDNKDVKERAHLWAPEIRYVKGKYVLFYSLAQWGNHWVSTVGYAVSDSPEGPFTPKGKVFDSREVNVENSIDQYFYEEDGKYYMLWGSFFGIYIMELDVTDDVMITPKLDTKRQIAGNAYEGINLWKRDGYYYLIGSIGSCCEGQKSTYTTVVARSKDLFGPYVDKQGGQMLDNKHEVILHKNDRFVGTGHNSTLLEDDEKNTWMLYHAFELERLDAQRQVLLDRILWDEDGWPYVDKLEPSYGAFRPVIK